From Trichoderma atroviride chromosome 1, complete sequence, one genomic window encodes:
- a CDS encoding uncharacterized protein (EggNog:ENOG41), with translation MATVLVTGGSGYVASHLILKLLQEGYTVKTTIRSLSKEEHVRSALQKAGAVYMNRLSFHPADLTKDEGWAEAIQGCSYVHHVASPFPGQAPKDENELIIPAKEGTIRVLKAAREARVKRLIFTSSFAAIGYGDGDKREPYTEKDWSALDGLPAYHKSKTLAEKAAWDFIESEGGDLELSVVNPVGIFGPVMSESISSSIDLIKKLMDGSVAKCPRTYFNIVDVRDLADLHIRTMLDPAAKNQRFIASSDGKPLALIEVARIISQGRPEKALKIPTGEIPSWIVRFAALFSPAARQVVPFLGVVRLLDNGKAKRVLGWTPQAVEDTILDTVDSLVEYSIV, from the coding sequence ATGGCTACTGTGCTTGTAACTGGTGGCTCAGGCTATGTGGCTTCTCATTTGATCTTGAAACTGTTACAAGAGGGTTACACCGTCAAAACTACAATCCGGAGTCTCTCTAAAGAAGAGCATGTCAGATCGGCGTTACAAAAAGCTGGTGCGGTATACATGAACCGCCTATCATTTCATCCCGCCGATTTAACTAAGGATGAAGGATGGGCAGAGGCTATTCAAGGATGTTCCTACGTCCACCATGTTGCATCTCCATTCCCCGGCCAGGCACcaaaagatgaaaatgagTTGATCATACCAGCAAAAGAGGGAACTATACGAGTTCTAAAGGCCGCACGAGAAGCCCGTGTGAAGAGACTCATATTtacatcttcttttgctgcAATTGGGTATGGAGATGGTGATAAGAGAGAACCATATACTGAAAAAGATTGGTCTGCTTTGGATGGTCTACCAGCATATCACAAGAGCAAGACATTAGCAGAAAAAGCTGCGTGGGACTTTATTGAGTCTGAAGGAGGGGATCTGGAACTTAGTGTTGTCAACCCAGTGGGAATCTTTGGCCCCGTGATGAGCGaatccatctcttcatcgaTCGACTTGATAAAGAAGCTCATGGACGGCAGCGTGGCGAAATGTCCCCGGACGTATTTCAATATTGTGGACGTCCGAGACTTGGCAGATCTGCATATCCGAACCATGCTTGATCCCGCAGCAAAGAATCAGCGGTTCATTGCAAGTTCTGATGGCAAACCCTTGGCATTAATTGAAGTCGCCCGCATTATTTCTCAAGGTCGACCTGAAAAAGCCCTAAAGATTCCAACAGGCGAAATACCGTCGTGGATCGTTCGATTCGCGGCTTTATTCAGCCCCGCTGCGCGACAAGTGGTTCCGTTCCTAGGAGTTGTCAGACTGCTTGACaatggaaaagcaaaaagggtACTTGGTTGGACACCACAAGCCGTAGAAGATACTATTCTGGATACTGTCGATAGTCTGGTGGAGTATTCCATTGTGTAG
- a CDS encoding uncharacterized protein (EggNog:ENOG41~TransMembrane:7 (o6-30i42-67o87-110i130-155o175-199i211-230o242-266i)): MPESRVALFLGVDISITVLALSVVILRVWHRWSQSRLTISDYLVSTAMLAAVVHLILDITITAAFGYGRHQRDLPPDLQGSYKTNLMFWLIQIFTKLPLLFSKLSLTFVYRDLMSLVDHPLVRFSRAVNYTLMVVLGGFFTAATLVSMFACNPVYKSWLPKVPGHCIDTTIMFNYVTGSVNVSTSICLICIPLPVLYLAKNKRIEVKQLTALILFGLIDTVVSIVRLYMITDLYNVKRDFTWLIIPTHIMIVVEMNITIIAASLVVMRPCFQAIFDLAFPTSLYASHNASSRGDSNYNSRRSDGYVMSLDDNDGAVRHEESTGRRGTGERILKTVDIELASKDASTEDILKEIRLRNPTDRPEWHNK; the protein is encoded by the exons ATGCCAGAATCCAGGGTCGCTCTCTTTCTCGGTGTTGATATTTCCATCACGGTTCTAGCTCTATCCGTCGTCATACTGAGAGTCTGGCATCGATGGTCGCAAAGCCGGCTCACAATTTCAGATTACCTGGTCAGCACGGCTATG CTGGCTGCCGTCGTACATCTGATTCTTGATATTACCA TCACGGCCGCATTTGGCTATGGCCGTCACCAAAGAGATCTCCCGCCAGATCTCCAAGGGTCCTACAAGACCAATCTC atgtTCTGGCTTATCCAAATTTTCACCAAGCTTCCCCTATTGTTCAGTAAACTCTCCCTAACGTTTGTTTATCGCGACCTCATGAGCCTCGTCGATCATCCCCTCGTCAGATTCTCACGTGCTGTCAACTATACCCTTATGGTCGTTCTCGGAGGTTTCTTTACTGCTGCTACGCTCGTGAGCATGTTCGCCTGCAACCCGGTCTATAAAAGTTGGCTACCCAAGGTCCCGGGGCACTGCATTGATACGACTATCATGTTCAACTATGTCACTGGTTCCGTCAATGTGTCTACTAGTATATGCTTGATTTGCATTCCATTACCAGTGTTATATCTGGCCAAGAACAAGCGCATTGAGGTGAAGCAGTTGACTGCTTTGATCCTTTTTGGTTTGAT CGATACTGTAGTATCCATAGTCCGGCTCTACATGATTACCGATCTTTACAACGTCAAAAGAGATTTCACTT GGCTAATCATCCCCACACACATCATGATCGTCGTCGAGATGAATATTACCATCATTGCTGCCTCCTTGGTGGTCATGCGACCCTGCTTTCAAGCCATTTTCGACCTCGCCTTCCCCACGTCTCTCTACGCTAGCCACAATGCATCCAGCCGCGGAGATTCCAACTACAACAGCAGGAGGTCGGATGGATACGTCATGAGCCTGGATGATAACGATGGCGCAGTCCGGCACGAAGAGTCTACTGGCAGGCGAGGGACAGGGGAGAGAATCTTGAAGACAGTAGATATTGAATTGGCGAGCAAGGATGCGAGTACGGAAGACATACTTAAAG AAATCCGATTACGAAATCCAACTGATCGACCAGAATGGCACAACAAATAA
- a CDS encoding uncharacterized protein (SECRETED:SignalP(1-20)), with protein MLFKSTLLLPALLALGLATAVPGPEVEEDLVARGAEFGDNIAARGAEFGDNIADRDIEAEDLAAHASAVSLHSDTMMMEGFAARAIGSTTTVRTDAAEGKTGISTVKGAAKRFLSILAELRKQNG; from the exons ATGCTCTTCAAATCTACACTCCTCTTGCCTGCACTTCTTGCACTTGGCCTTGCCACTGCTGTTCCTGGTCCtgaggttgaagaagaccTTGTAGCCCGTGGTGCAGAATTCGGAGACAACATTGCTGCCCGTGGTGCAGAATTTGGAGACAATATCGCCGACCGTGATATTGAAGCCGAAGATCTCGCTGCCC ATGCATCTGCCGTCAGCCTTCATTCAGATACTATGATGATGGAAGGATTTGCTGCCAGAGCGATTGGTTCTACGACCACCGTTCGCACAGATGCTGCCGAAGGCAAGACTGGGATTTCAACCGTCAAAGGTGCCGCTAAACGATTCTTGTCAATCTTGGCAGAGCTGCGAAAACAAAATGGATGA
- a CDS encoding uncharacterized protein (TransMembrane:1 (o269-289i)~SECRETED:SignalP(1-24)), whose translation MPSFGGGNILSAAAVATVVVDVTMHPMDTIITRIQSPAYKTHYRQLNGLFHRNLFQGLYQGFGPTLIAGIPSSAAFFSIYEGSKSLFEHAQKSGHLQFVPLPVAHAISGAAADLMACAIINPAEVIKQNAQVSRQRSTSPRQRSHLMRALKTFSRQPTQLWTGYTMLVASSLPGTSLTFSLYEWLKQRLTAATDSDLTCDIQYQAKVSAVSAAVAAGCASCIFVPVDVVKTRMRLAAGDKNSTTSSTNVIVQGPMATAKNILQTEGVRGLFRGLTFTFLASMFGAGLYLGCYEGCKLYMAGDGGSSKTLSE comes from the exons ATGCCTTCCTTCGGTGGCGGCAATATTCTCTCA GCTGCTGCAGTTGCCACGGTAGTGGTGGATGTAACGATGCATCCCATGGACACCATCATTACAAGAATCCAATCGCCCGCCTACAAGACACACTATCGCCAGCTCAACGGCCTGTTCCATCGCAATCTGTTTCAAGGGCTCTATCAAGGCTTTGGGCCAACTTTGATAGCTGGAATACCATCATCCGCAGCTTTCTTTTCAATCTACGAGGGCTCAAAGAGCCTCTTTGAACATGCACAGAAATCGGGCCATTTGCAGTTTGTCCCTCTTCCAGTCGCACATGCAATCAGTGGTGCGGCCGCGGATCTCATGGCCTGTGCCATCATCAATCCGGCCGAAGTAATTAAGCAGAATGCACAAGTCTCCAGGCAAAGGAGCACATCTCCTAGACAGCGTTCGCATTTGATGCGAGCCCTGAAGACGTTTTCGCGGCAACCCACCCAGCTATGGACAGGTTATACCATGTTGGTGGCCAGTTCTCTGCCGGGGACTAGCCTGACGTTTAGCCTGTACGAATGGCTCAAGCAGAGATTGACGGCGGCGACCGACAGTGACCTGACTTGTGACATTCAGTACCAAGCAAAAGTCAGCGCTGTGAGTGCAGCCGTTGCAGCTGGCTGTGCTTCATGTATATTTGTTCCGGTAGATGTTGTCAAAACGAGAATGAGGCTGGCCGCGGGCGACAAGAACTCAACCACTTCCAGTACAAATGTAATCGTGCAGGGCCCAATGGCTACAGCGAAGAACATTCTTCAGACCGAGGGAGTGAGAGGCCTGTTTCGTGGGCTGACCTTTACATTTTTGGCAAGCATGTTTGGCGCTGGATTATACCTGGGCTGCTACGAGGGGTGTAAACTATACATGGCAGGCGACGGGGGCTCTAGCAAGACGCTTAGTGAGTGA
- a CDS encoding uncharacterized protein (EggNog:ENOG41), giving the protein MTPSEDAIARFISCVPDADEGKAWVFLEGAVSIDEAVEEYLDNPGKYLQPKPKSLKQANVVPGSVGEAPPAYQAPSHNFSDNGRGHTIHQHLRPHTNKVIEAARIRARDEQEMQNILQNVQLAHRIFNSDIEPEHDVDTFCGCDIHQYKGLKVRRLDVQNRWSEAVMYPGEKSYHDSYQTGFGYFSRNPYRMRVISPYGNFTSSYLSVARPIARCYSLSVHQTISLNAQLNEEAQSAINAREPKMNIWDLENPDISRSIIASEASSTSTKKGDEGLARDKSEKRGEQSSTTTIATVNGNSESSSSSKPSRFITLKKAFSIKSPEEKAAIKLEKALAQCKQLHDEILQEENGRWPDAEWRQIVATYQNKVGMANTIAQMRQRSPIQYLHMLRAGYFEPIPVAWANQISNPLKFTVDASAGWRGITPAWRGYDDTAEERLYWVLNHRAGAGGRLKPDIISALDMARRRMASAVEPPPAYFAADDTCHLQHTSDGYSKQVMPPPFRPYDVPETASDDSVILLDVSGSMDFEPMRPLYNEYLITGYTRSTQPKNKDTAKAIVRRFTDALANHDHNFQGYQLTTFSNHADYIGALNHRNFEEVWRMVKFGGGTRVMTGWQKVKELHFQKHSASAIYHPVYGWQAGPETPILRVLLLLDGEAQDMDEFELDLLGLSWVHVTIFLVGVDGCPHHHRHANELQRISEVNPHVSFVDAQGNTPERFVTHELLKRHLGYDLSMQEFEEMEHPPAYIA; this is encoded by the exons ATGACGCCCTCCGAAGATGCGATAGCCAGGTTCATCTCCTGCGTTCCAGATGCCGATGAGGGCAAGGCGTGGGTCTTTTTGGAG GGGGCAGTGAGCATAGACGAAGCGGTGGAGGAATACCTGGATAATCCGGGAAAATATCTACAACCCAAGCCTAAGTCTCTTAAACAAGCCAATGTCGTCCCTGGCTCAGTCGGTGAAGCGCCTCCGGCGTACCAAGCGCCATCACATAATTTCTCCGACAACGGCAGAGGACACACCATCCATCAACATCTACGTCCACACACGAATAAAGTGATTGAGGCGGCGAGGATACGCGCCAGAGATGAG CAAGAAATGCAAAATATTCTCCAGAACGTGCAGCTGGCACACCGCATATTCAATAGTGACATCGAGCCAGAGCATGATGTGGACACCTTCTGTGGGTGTGACATTCACCAATACAAGGGTTTAAAGGTGCGACGACTTGACGTGCAGAATAGGTGGTCAGAAGCCGTCATGTACCCAG GTGAAAAGTCATATCATGACAGCTACCAGACAGGGTTTGGTTACTTTTCCAGGAATCCGTATAGAATGCGCGTCATATCGCCGTACGGCAACTTTACTTCGAGCTATTTAAGTGTGGCGCGTCCCATAGCCAGGTGTTACAGTCTTTCAGTTCATCAGACTATTAGCTTAAATGCGCAACTCAACGAGGAGGCCCAGTCGGCCATCAATGCAAGGGAGCCAAAGATGAATATTTGGGACCTTGAGAATCCTGATATCTCACGGTCAATTATAGCCAGCGAAGCTTCTTCGACATCAACAAAAAAGGGGGATGAAGGACTAGCCAGAGACAAATCTGAGAAAAGGGGTGAACAAAGCTCAACGACAACGATTGCAACGGTCAATGGGAACAGcgaatcatcttcatccagcaAACCATCAAGATTCATAACGCTAAAGAAGGCCTTTTCAATTAAGTCTCCCGAAGAGAAAGCAGCCATTAAGCTAGAAAAAGCGCTAGCTCAATGCAAACAATTACATGACGAGATCTTACAGGAGGAAAATGGCAGATGGCCAGACGCCGAGTGGCGACAGATCGTGGCCACCTACCAAAACAAAGTGGGAATGGCTAATACAATCGCCCAAATGCGCCAACGCAGCCCCATTCAATACCTTCATATGCTACGAGCAGGCTACTTTGAGCCCATTCCCGTGGCGTGGGCGAACCAGATATCCAATCCGCTCAAGTTCACGGTTGACGCAAGTGCAGGGTGGAGAGGCATTACACCAGCCTGGAGGGGCTACGACGATACAGCAGAAGAGAGACTATACTGGGTGTTGAATCACAGAGCCGGCGCCGGAGGGAGGCTGAAGCCCGATATAATTTCCGCGCTAGACATGGCCCGACGAAGGATGGCATCTGCCGTAGAGCCACCGCCGGCGTATTTTGCAGCAGACGACACTTGCCATCTACAGCATACCTCTGACGGCTATTCTAAACAAGTTATGCCTCCGCCATTTCGACCCTATGACGTTCCAGAGACTGCGTCAGACGATAGCGTGATATTGCTAGACGTATCTGGCTCGATGGACTTTGAGCCAATGCGGCCACTATACAACGAGTATCTCATAACAGGATACACTCGATCTACTCAACCCAAGAATAAAG ATACAGCCAAAGCCATCGTCCGGCGATTCACAGACGCCCTTGCCAACCACGACCACAACTTTCAGGGCTACCAACTAACCACATTTTCCAACCACGCAGATTACATTGGCGCTCTGAACCACCGAAACTTCGAAGAAGTCTGGAGAATGGTCAAATTCGGAGGGGGCACACGCGTTATGACGGGGTGGCAAAAGGTCAAAGAGCTCCATTTTCAAAAACACTCAGCATCAGCAATCTATCACCCGGTATACGGCTGGCAAGCGGGGCCGGAGACCCCGATTCTAAGAGTTCTCCTGCTACTAGATGGAGAGGCTCAAGACATGGACGAGTTTGAACTTGATCTACTAGGTCTCTCATGGGTTCACGTCACTATATTCTTGGTCGGAGTGGACGGCTGCCCTCATCACCATCGGCATGCAAATGAGCTGCAGAGAATAAGCGAAGTCAACCCACACGTGTCTTTTGTTGATGCACAGGGGAATACGCCAGAAAGGTTTGTAACTcatgagctgctgaagaggCACTTGGGTTACGATTTGTCCATGCAAGAGtttgaggagatggagcacCCGCCAGCTTATATAGCataa
- a CDS encoding uncharacterized protein (EggNog:ENOG41~TransMembrane:8 (i12-35o47-68i80-102o149-174i186-205o211-229i241-262o306-329i)): MCQGLTRSYGGLLACRFIMGIMEAGLPPGAALLIGQYYRRSEFYIRFSYFICFALLGSAFSGLLAYAIEHMNGLRGYEAWRWIFILEGLFTFAFGLAAWFIIPAFPQEATFLSEDERAMLLARLRHDRGRERVDFKGINWLKILTDWKVWSFTLIYFCADMGAASISSFTPTILAQLGWSASRAQVMSIPIWMVGIVVTLSTSYASGKLSLRWPFVLIGAIFSLIGWCIQYTQVQPPAVRYFALYIIAFGSFMQFPILIGWLNSNLRGRPQQAVASAVQLGMGNCANFVASNVFITKQAPKYPTGFATGVGFATLAAVSILLVTGALAWHNRQFDRKHRDRVENMEDQENFRYML; this comes from the exons ATGTGCCAGGGACTCACGAGGAGCTATGGTGGGCTTCTTGCTTGTAGATTCATCATGGGCATCATGGAGGCTGGTTTGCCGCCAG GGGCCGCTCTTCTTATTGGGCAATACTACAGACGCAGTGAATTTTACATCCGCTTCTCATACTTCAtctgctttgccttgcttgGTAGCGCTTTCAGCGGC CTCCTCGCATACGCCATCGAGCACATGAATGGATTGCGTGGATATGAAGCTTGGCGCTGGATTTTCATCCTCGAGGGCCTCTTCACCTTTGCCTTCGGACTCGCGGCATGGTTCATCATCCCAGCTTTCCCGCAAGAGGCGACCTTCCTCAGCGAAGATGAACGAGCTATGCTTCTCGCCCGCCTGCGCCACGATCGCGGGAGGGAGAGGGTTGACTTCAAGGGAATTAACTGGCTGAAGATCCTTACTGATTGGAAAGTCTGGTCATTCACTCTTATTTACTTCTGTGCCGACATGGGCgctgcatccatctcatccttCACCCCGACCATCCTTGCCCAGCTCGGCTGGAGCGCCTCTCGAGCCCAAGTCATGAGCATTCCTATCTGGATGgttggcatcgtcgtcacTCTATCTACTTCTTACGCGTCTGGGAAACTCTCCCTCCGCTGGCCGTTTGTGCTCATcggcgccatcttctccctcaTCGGCTGGTGTATACAGTACACCCAAGTCCAGCCACCGGCTGTGCGTTACTTTGCTCTGTACATCATCGCTTTTGGTTCATTCATGCAGTTCCCCATCCTCATCGGCTGGCTCAACAGTAACCTACGCGGTCGCCCGCAGCAGGCTGTCGCAAGTGCCGTTCAGCTGGGTATGGGCAATTGTGCGAATTTTGTGGCGAGCAATGTGTTTATCACGAAGCAGGCTCCCAAATACCCTACTGGCTTTGCTACGGGTGTTGGATTCGCGACGCTCGCAGCTGTGAGTATACTTTTGGTGACAGGGGCCTTGGCTTGGCATAATAGACAGTTTGACCGGAAGCATCGGGATAGGGTTGAGAATATGGAGGACCAAGAGAATTTTAGATACATGTTATAG
- a CDS encoding uncharacterized protein (EggNog:ENOG41~TransMembrane:11 (o56-74i94-112o132-150i162-183o189-213i225-247o294-319i331-350o356-374i386-407o451-474i)): MAAADDNVINVPTSTEKSSHTSIANEEVAAADRSSTPKDSDDGSEFYEDPKAARRLLIKCDIRLIPILGCLYLVSFLDRSNIANARLFGLEKSLHMPLTGFNTCLWIFYLPFVIVEIPSNLFMSLNKVKPNHWLAGAMLILGIVSMCQGLTRSYGGLLACRFIMGIMEAGLPPGAALLIGQYYRRSEFYIRFSYFICFALLGSAFSGLLAYAIEHMNGLRGYEAWRWIFILEGLFTFAFGLAAWFIIPAFPQEATFLSEDERAMLLARLRHDRGRERVDFKGINWLKILTDWKVWSFTLIYFCADMGAASISSFTPTILAQLGWSASRAQVMSIPIWMVGIVVTLSTSYASGKLSLRWPFVLIGAIFSLIGWCIQYTQVQPPAVRYFALYIIAFGSFMQFPILIGWLNSNLRGRPQQAVASAVQLGMGNCANFVASNVFITKQAPKYPTGFATGVGFATLAAVSILLVTGALAWHNRQFDRKHRDRVENMEDQENFRYML, encoded by the exons ATGGCGGCTGCGGACGACAACGTCATCAATGTGCCAACGAGCACAGAGAAGTCGAGCCACACCAGCATTGCCAACGAGGAAGTAGCCGCTGCCGATCGTAGTTCCACGCCCAAGGACTCTGACGATGGTAGCGAGTTTTATGAAGACCCCAAGGCCGCCCGGCGACTGCTAATCAAATGCGACATCCGCCTGATCCCCATTTTGGGATGCCTATATCTCGTTTCCTTCTTGGACCGCTCGAACATTGCCAATGCGCGGCTTTTCGGACTGGAGAAGTCGCTTCATATGCCGTTGACGGGGTTTAACACCTGCCTGTGGATTTTCTACCTTCCTTTCGTGATTGTAGAGATCCCGAGTAACTTGTTTATGAGTTTGAATAAAGTCAAACCCAACCACTGGCTTGCGGGAGCCATGTTAATTCTTG GTATTGTGTCAATGTGCCAGGGACTCACGAGGAGCTATGGTGGGCTTCTTGCTTGTAGATTCATCATGGGCATCATGGAGGCTGGTTTGCCGCCAG GGGCCGCTCTTCTTATTGGGCAATACTACAGACGCAGTGAATTTTACATCCGCTTCTCATACTTCAtctgctttgccttgcttgGTAGCGCTTTCAGCGGC CTCCTCGCATACGCCATCGAGCACATGAATGGATTGCGTGGATATGAAGCTTGGCGCTGGATTTTCATCCTCGAGGGCCTCTTCACCTTTGCCTTCGGACTCGCGGCATGGTTCATCATCCCAGCTTTCCCGCAAGAGGCGACCTTCCTCAGCGAAGATGAACGAGCTATGCTTCTCGCCCGCCTGCGCCACGATCGCGGGAGGGAGAGGGTTGACTTCAAGGGAATTAACTGGCTGAAGATCCTTACTGATTGGAAAGTCTGGTCATTCACTCTTATTTACTTCTGTGCCGACATGGGCgctgcatccatctcatccttCACCCCGACCATCCTTGCCCAGCTCGGCTGGAGCGCCTCTCGAGCCCAAGTCATGAGCATTCCTATCTGGATGgttggcatcgtcgtcacTCTATCTACTTCTTACGCGTCTGGGAAACTCTCCCTCCGCTGGCCGTTTGTGCTCATcggcgccatcttctccctcaTCGGCTGGTGTATACAGTACACCCAAGTCCAGCCACCGGCTGTGCGTTACTTTGCTCTGTACATCATCGCTTTTGGTTCATTCATGCAGTTCCCCATCCTCATCGGCTGGCTCAACAGTAACCTACGCGGTCGCCCGCAGCAGGCTGTCGCAAGTGCCGTTCAGCTGGGTATGGGCAATTGTGCGAATTTTGTGGCGAGCAATGTGTTTATCACGAAGCAGGCTCCCAAATACCCTACTGGCTTTGCTACGGGTGTTGGATTCGCGACGCTCGCAGCTGTGAGTATACTTTTGGTGACAGGGGCCTTGGCTTGGCATAATAGACAGTTTGACCGGAAGCATCGGGATAGGGTTGAGAATATGGAGGACCAAGAGAATTTTAGATACATGTTATAG
- a CDS encoding uncharacterized protein (EggNog:ENOG41), with translation MQNILQNVQLAHRIFNSDIEPEHDVDTFCGCDIHQYKGLKVRRLDVQNRWSEAVMYPGEKSYHDSYQTGFGYFSRNPYRMRVISPYGNFTSSYLSVARPIARCYSLSVHQTISLNAQLNEEAQSAINAREPKMNIWDLENPDISRSIIASEASSTSTKKGDEGLARDKSEKRGEQSSTTTIATVNGNSESSSSSKPSRFITLKKAFSIKSPEEKAAIKLEKALAQCKQLHDEILQEENGRWPDAEWRQIVATYQNKVGMANTIAQMRQRSPIQYLHMLRAGYFEPIPVAWANQISNPLKFTVDASAGWRGITPAWRGYDDTAEERLYWVLNHRAGAGGRLKPDIISALDMARRRMASAVEPPPAYFAADDTCHLQHTSDGYSKQVMPPPFRPYDVPETASDDSVILLDVSGSMDFEPMRPLYNEYLITGYTRSTQPKNKDTAKAIVRRFTDALANHDHNFQGYQLTTFSNHADYIGALNHRNFEEVWRMVKFGGGTRVMTGWQKVKELHFQKHSASAIYHPVYGWQAGPETPILRVLLLLDGEAQDMDEFELDLLGLSWVHVTIFLVGVDGCPHHHRHANELQRISEVNPHVSFVDAQGNTPERFVTHELLKRHLGYDLSMQEFEEMEHPPAYIA, from the exons ATGCAAAATATTCTCCAGAACGTGCAGCTGGCACACCGCATATTCAATAGTGACATCGAGCCAGAGCATGATGTGGACACCTTCTGTGGGTGTGACATTCACCAATACAAGGGTTTAAAGGTGCGACGACTTGACGTGCAGAATAGGTGGTCAGAAGCCGTCATGTACCCAG GTGAAAAGTCATATCATGACAGCTACCAGACAGGGTTTGGTTACTTTTCCAGGAATCCGTATAGAATGCGCGTCATATCGCCGTACGGCAACTTTACTTCGAGCTATTTAAGTGTGGCGCGTCCCATAGCCAGGTGTTACAGTCTTTCAGTTCATCAGACTATTAGCTTAAATGCGCAACTCAACGAGGAGGCCCAGTCGGCCATCAATGCAAGGGAGCCAAAGATGAATATTTGGGACCTTGAGAATCCTGATATCTCACGGTCAATTATAGCCAGCGAAGCTTCTTCGACATCAACAAAAAAGGGGGATGAAGGACTAGCCAGAGACAAATCTGAGAAAAGGGGTGAACAAAGCTCAACGACAACGATTGCAACGGTCAATGGGAACAGcgaatcatcttcatccagcaAACCATCAAGATTCATAACGCTAAAGAAGGCCTTTTCAATTAAGTCTCCCGAAGAGAAAGCAGCCATTAAGCTAGAAAAAGCGCTAGCTCAATGCAAACAATTACATGACGAGATCTTACAGGAGGAAAATGGCAGATGGCCAGACGCCGAGTGGCGACAGATCGTGGCCACCTACCAAAACAAAGTGGGAATGGCTAATACAATCGCCCAAATGCGCCAACGCAGCCCCATTCAATACCTTCATATGCTACGAGCAGGCTACTTTGAGCCCATTCCCGTGGCGTGGGCGAACCAGATATCCAATCCGCTCAAGTTCACGGTTGACGCAAGTGCAGGGTGGAGAGGCATTACACCAGCCTGGAGGGGCTACGACGATACAGCAGAAGAGAGACTATACTGGGTGTTGAATCACAGAGCCGGCGCCGGAGGGAGGCTGAAGCCCGATATAATTTCCGCGCTAGACATGGCCCGACGAAGGATGGCATCTGCCGTAGAGCCACCGCCGGCGTATTTTGCAGCAGACGACACTTGCCATCTACAGCATACCTCTGACGGCTATTCTAAACAAGTTATGCCTCCGCCATTTCGACCCTATGACGTTCCAGAGACTGCGTCAGACGATAGCGTGATATTGCTAGACGTATCTGGCTCGATGGACTTTGAGCCAATGCGGCCACTATACAACGAGTATCTCATAACAGGATACACTCGATCTACTCAACCCAAGAATAAAG ATACAGCCAAAGCCATCGTCCGGCGATTCACAGACGCCCTTGCCAACCACGACCACAACTTTCAGGGCTACCAACTAACCACATTTTCCAACCACGCAGATTACATTGGCGCTCTGAACCACCGAAACTTCGAAGAAGTCTGGAGAATGGTCAAATTCGGAGGGGGCACACGCGTTATGACGGGGTGGCAAAAGGTCAAAGAGCTCCATTTTCAAAAACACTCAGCATCAGCAATCTATCACCCGGTATACGGCTGGCAAGCGGGGCCGGAGACCCCGATTCTAAGAGTTCTCCTGCTACTAGATGGAGAGGCTCAAGACATGGACGAGTTTGAACTTGATCTACTAGGTCTCTCATGGGTTCACGTCACTATATTCTTGGTCGGAGTGGACGGCTGCCCTCATCACCATCGGCATGCAAATGAGCTGCAGAGAATAAGCGAAGTCAACCCACACGTGTCTTTTGTTGATGCACAGGGGAATACGCCAGAAAGGTTTGTAACTcatgagctgctgaagaggCACTTGGGTTACGATTTGTCCATGCAAGAGtttgaggagatggagcacCCGCCAGCTTATATAGCataa